One window from the genome of Myxococcales bacterium encodes:
- a CDS encoding thymidine kinase, with the protein MAKLYFRYGTMDSAKTLNLLAVAHNYRSQGKRVVLVKPRLDDRFGADLIASRAGLEARADIMIDADTVLSPDQFAGVDCILVDEAQFLSPAIIDAFRRITISPGVPVICYGLRTDFRTRLFPGAQRLMEVADALEEIKVTCVRCHRKATCNLRLVDGVAAIDGPQVLLGGNEHYVPVCWSHYDELTTEARVQLSLPQSAGTDSRAPR; encoded by the coding sequence GTGGCGAAACTCTATTTTCGATACGGCACCATGGACAGCGCCAAGACGCTCAACCTCTTGGCCGTCGCGCACAATTATCGCAGCCAGGGCAAGCGCGTCGTGCTGGTTAAGCCGCGCCTCGACGACCGCTTCGGCGCCGATCTGATCGCGTCGCGCGCGGGCCTCGAGGCGCGGGCCGATATCATGATCGATGCGGACACCGTGCTGTCGCCCGATCAGTTTGCCGGTGTCGATTGCATCTTGGTCGACGAGGCGCAGTTCTTAAGCCCCGCGATCATCGACGCGTTTCGCCGCATCACCATCTCGCCCGGCGTGCCCGTGATTTGCTATGGCCTGCGCACCGACTTTCGCACCCGCCTCTTTCCCGGCGCGCAACGCTTGATGGAAGTCGCCGATGCGCTCGAAGAAATCAAGGTGACCTGCGTGCGTTGTCATCGCAAGGCGACCTGCAACCTGCGCCTGGTCGATGGCGTCGCGGCCATCGATGGTCCCCAGGTCTTGCTCGGCGGCAATGAACACTATGTGCCGGTGTGTTGGAGCCACTATGATGAGCTCACGACCGAGGCGCGCG
- the gatB gene encoding Asp-tRNA(Asn)/Glu-tRNA(Gln) amidotransferase subunit GatB, which yields MPLAQGAWEAVIGLEVHVQLATTHKLLSRVPVAFGADPNELTSPVVLGLPGALPVLNREAGLLAARLTLAVGGTLNQTSNFSRKQYFYPDLPKGYQITQWDLPICEGGAVEYFAGTEVASAQLARIHMEEDAGKSTHAGAHSLVDLNRAGVPLVEVVTTPCMSSAAQAAEFMRALHRLVVALGVCHGDLEKGQLRCDANVSIRRVGATALGTRTELKNINSFRFVERAIEHEIARQIALVEAGGVVTQETRLWDPDHAVSVPMRSKEEANDYRYMPDPDLPPLVLTNDEIAHLRVALPELPMATYRRYVAAGLASDDAKTLVAAPELAAYLDDACAAEQALAPKTLANWIVSELVGALGARGLLLADCPVTPPRLAALVALVHSEAISGKIGKDVVVAMFDDVREPAAIVEANGWSQIRDEAAIAAVAQRIVLANARQAEAYRAGNDKLIGFFVGQVLKEFGGRADPKIVQRLVREALLAGGAPGA from the coding sequence ATGCCCCTGGCTCAGGGCGCGTGGGAAGCGGTCATTGGCCTCGAGGTGCACGTGCAGCTCGCCACCACGCACAAACTACTCTCGCGGGTCCCCGTCGCCTTTGGCGCTGATCCGAACGAGCTGACTAGCCCCGTGGTACTCGGTTTGCCCGGTGCGTTGCCGGTGCTCAATCGCGAGGCGGGGCTGCTCGCGGCAAGGCTCACGCTGGCAGTGGGCGGCACGCTCAACCAAACGTCGAATTTTTCTCGCAAGCAGTATTTTTACCCAGATTTGCCCAAGGGCTATCAAATTACGCAGTGGGACCTGCCGATCTGCGAGGGCGGGGCGGTGGAATACTTTGCCGGAACCGAGGTGGCATCGGCGCAGCTGGCGCGCATCCACATGGAAGAAGATGCCGGCAAGAGTACGCATGCGGGGGCACATTCCCTTGTCGACTTAAATCGCGCTGGCGTGCCGCTGGTTGAAGTGGTTACCACGCCGTGCATGAGCTCGGCGGCGCAGGCCGCAGAGTTTATGCGCGCGCTGCATCGCTTAGTGGTGGCGCTTGGCGTGTGTCATGGCGACCTGGAAAAAGGCCAGCTGCGTTGCGACGCCAACGTGTCAATTCGCCGCGTCGGCGCCACCGCCCTAGGCACCCGCACCGAGCTTAAAAATATCAATTCGTTTCGCTTCGTCGAGCGCGCGATCGAACACGAAATCGCGCGACAAATTGCCTTGGTCGAGGCCGGCGGCGTGGTGACCCAGGAAACGCGGCTATGGGATCCGGACCACGCCGTATCGGTGCCGATGCGCAGCAAAGAGGAAGCCAACGACTATCGCTACATGCCGGATCCGGATCTGCCGCCGCTCGTGCTTACCAACGACGAGATCGCGCACTTGCGCGTCGCGCTGCCGGAACTGCCGATGGCCACCTATCGGCGCTATGTGGCGGCGGGGCTGGCGAGCGATGACGCCAAGACCCTGGTCGCCGCGCCGGAGCTCGCGGCCTATCTCGACGACGCGTGCGCCGCCGAGCAGGCGCTCGCGCCCAAGACCTTGGCTAATTGGATCGTCAGCGAGCTGGTCGGCGCGCTCGGCGCGCGCGGGCTGCTGCTCGCCGATTGCCCGGTCACGCCGCCGCGGCTGGCAGCCTTGGTTGCCTTGGTCCACAGCGAGGCCATCAGCGGCAAGATTGGCAAAGATGTCGTGGTCGCGATGTTCGACGACGTGCGCGAACCCGCGGCGATCGTCGAGGCCAACGGCTGGTCGCAGATTCGCGACGAGGCGGCCATCGCCGCGGTCGCGCAGCGCATCGTCCTAGCCAACGCGCGTCAGGCCGAAGCCTACCGCGCTGGCAACGACAAGCTCATCGGCTTCTTCGTCGGCCAGGTGCTCAAGGAATTCGGCGGCCGCGCCGATCCAAAAATTGTGCAGCGCTTGGTGCGCGAGGCGTTGCTCGCTGGTGGCGCCCCGGGCGCTTAG
- the mtgA gene encoding monofunctional biosynthetic peptidoglycan transglycosylase, translated as MAELLTLVGAIVTLGFWWSVPSVTRLAAHNPPTSAFIEMRKQAAAASKKPWRLQWTWRRLDEISPFMRHAVVLAEDDTFWRHDGFDMDALEAAAESALEAGVEATQRGGSTITQQLAKNLYLSPDRTYIRKARELLIAMRLERDLSKERILELYLNLAEWGDGIFGIEAASRRYYKRSARELSPAQAARLAVALPNPFRRNPSVRAAWLGRRAARLVRSMHAQRYISSAQRDLALAELGVGLTAPAP; from the coding sequence ATGGCCGAACTCCTCACGCTCGTCGGCGCCATAGTCACCCTCGGTTTTTGGTGGTCGGTGCCCAGCGTCACACGGCTCGCCGCGCACAATCCTCCCACAAGCGCTTTTATCGAGATGCGAAAACAGGCGGCGGCCGCGAGCAAAAAGCCATGGCGACTGCAATGGACCTGGCGTCGCCTCGATGAGATTTCGCCGTTCATGCGCCACGCCGTGGTGCTCGCCGAGGATGATACGTTCTGGCGGCACGACGGCTTTGACATGGATGCGCTCGAGGCCGCGGCCGAGTCGGCGCTTGAAGCTGGCGTGGAGGCCACCCAGCGCGGGGGCTCGACCATCACACAGCAGCTCGCAAAAAACCTCTACCTCTCGCCGGACCGCACCTATATTCGCAAGGCGCGCGAATTATTGATCGCGATGCGGCTCGAGCGCGATCTGTCCAAGGAACGCATCCTGGAGCTTTATCTCAACCTCGCAGAGTGGGGCGACGGCATCTTTGGCATCGAGGCGGCCAGCCGGCGCTACTACAAGCGATCCGCGCGCGAGCTGTCGCCCGCGCAAGCGGCGCGCCTCGCCGTCGCCCTGCCCAATCCTTTTCGCCGCAATCCCAGCGTGCGCGCCGCGTGGCTGGGTCGACGCGCCGCGCGCTTAGTGCGTAGCATGCATGCGCAGCGTTATATCAGCAGTGCGCAGCGCGACCTGGCGCTGGCTGAGCTTGGCGTTGGCCTGACGGCGCCTGCGCCCTAG
- the gatA gene encoding Asp-tRNA(Asn)/Glu-tRNA(Gln) amidotransferase subunit GatA translates to MRGAVARGEISARALAETYLTRIAAQNDVLGAYLAVPRDGEHSAMAVAEAVDHKRARGEALGTLAGVPLGIKDVIVTRGVATTAGSKLLQDWVPPYDATVMTRLRGQDAVMLGKLNCDEFAMGSSNEHSAYGPCKNPWDLTRVPGGSSGGSAAAVAAGLCAASLGSDTGGSIRQPAAFCGIAGLKPTYGLVSRYGLIAFASSLDQIGPMGRHVDDLAILLEAMIAHDPHDGTSVAAPQAERVVREIAAHSPHAGSLQGLRVGLPREYMEGEVAPAIATAVAAAATMLRDAGADVVEMSLPHTTLALPTYYLIAPAEASANLARFDGIRYGKNLADAAAPLTEMYEQTRGRGFGPEVKRRIMLGTYALRTGYYDAYFKKAQQVRALIRQDFIDMPVDMVLTPTTPTTAFRAGEKSDPVAMYLADIFTLACNLAGVPGMSVPVAMADGLPIGVQLMGKWFGEAKLLRAGAVIEAGAGMVTLRPPMMAKQEAA, encoded by the coding sequence ATGCGCGGCGCGGTTGCGCGCGGCGAGATCAGCGCCCGCGCGTTGGCGGAAACGTATCTGACGCGGATCGCGGCGCAAAACGACGTGCTTGGCGCCTACCTCGCCGTGCCTCGCGATGGCGAGCATAGCGCGATGGCCGTCGCCGAAGCCGTCGATCACAAGCGTGCGCGTGGCGAGGCCTTGGGCACGCTGGCCGGCGTGCCGCTCGGCATCAAAGATGTCATCGTAACGCGCGGGGTGGCGACGACGGCAGGATCAAAACTATTGCAAGACTGGGTCCCGCCCTACGACGCAACGGTGATGACGCGGCTGCGCGGGCAAGACGCGGTCATGCTTGGCAAGCTCAATTGCGACGAGTTCGCGATGGGCAGCAGCAACGAGCACTCGGCCTATGGGCCTTGCAAAAATCCATGGGACCTGACGCGCGTACCAGGCGGCAGCTCGGGCGGCAGCGCCGCGGCGGTTGCGGCGGGCTTGTGTGCGGCCAGCCTTGGGAGCGATACCGGTGGCTCGATTCGCCAACCGGCGGCCTTTTGCGGCATCGCCGGGCTAAAACCAACGTATGGCTTGGTGTCGCGCTATGGCCTCATTGCCTTCGCGTCGTCGCTTGATCAGATAGGCCCGATGGGGCGTCACGTCGACGATCTAGCGATCTTGCTCGAGGCAATGATCGCGCATGATCCGCACGATGGCACAAGCGTCGCCGCGCCGCAGGCCGAGCGCGTGGTGCGCGAAATCGCGGCCCATTCGCCCCACGCTGGCTCGTTGCAGGGGCTGCGCGTCGGCTTGCCGCGCGAATACATGGAGGGCGAGGTCGCGCCCGCGATTGCCACCGCGGTTGCCGCCGCCGCCACCATGTTGCGCGACGCGGGCGCCGACGTGGTGGAAATGTCTTTGCCGCATACGACCTTGGCCTTGCCGACCTACTACCTCATCGCACCGGCGGAGGCCTCGGCCAACCTCGCGCGGTTCGACGGCATTCGCTATGGCAAAAACCTCGCGGACGCCGCCGCCCCGCTTACGGAGATGTATGAACAAACGCGCGGCCGTGGCTTTGGCCCCGAGGTAAAGCGCCGCATCATGCTCGGCACGTATGCGCTGCGCACCGGCTATTACGACGCCTATTTCAAGAAGGCACAGCAAGTGCGCGCGCTGATTCGCCAAGACTTCATCGACATGCCGGTCGACATGGTGCTAACGCCGACGACACCGACCACAGCGTTTCGCGCCGGCGAAAAAAGCGATCCGGTGGCGATGTATCTCGCCGATATCTTCACCTTGGCGTGCAATCTCGCCGGCGTGCCTGGCATGTCGGTGCCGGTGGCCATGGCCGACGGTCTGCCCATTGGGGTGCAGCTGATGGGCAAATGGTTTGGCGAGGCAAAGCTGCTGCGCGCCGGCGCGGTAATTGAGGCGGGCGCGGGCATGGTGACGTTGCGGCCACCGATGATGGCCAAGCAGGAGGCCGCGTGA
- the serS gene encoding serine--tRNA ligase: MLDPAKMDAVLRRGGDVATVVAGWRAADERRRKLQGDLDTLRQARNGANDKMARLDKKSPEFAAARDELKDLSGRIKSGEGELAQLEAQCDAALVNIPNAPHPSVPEGGGEGGNTVLHTWGDKPTFAFEPKAHWDLGEALGILDFATGAKISGARFTVLRDWGARLTRALMNYMIDSHTSRGYREVWPPALVKRASLEGTGQLPKFAADVFKIERLEGNEPSEQLPANDLFLSPTAEVQVTNMYRDEIFEADAVPAYFCAYSPCFRAEAGAYGKDTRGLIRQHQFDKVELVKFVAPETSYDELDRLRADAEHILQGLGLHYRAMTLCTGDLGFGAAKTYDLEVWLPGQNAYREISSCSNFEDFQARRAKIRYRPAAGEKPRPLHTINGSGLAIGRTLVAIIEQYQQADGSVLVPPALRPYVGGIERITKL, encoded by the coding sequence ATGCTCGACCCAGCCAAGATGGATGCCGTATTGCGCCGTGGTGGCGATGTCGCCACGGTCGTCGCGGGGTGGCGCGCGGCTGACGAACGCCGTCGCAAACTGCAAGGCGACCTAGATACGCTGCGCCAGGCGCGCAACGGCGCCAACGACAAGATGGCCAGGCTCGATAAGAAATCGCCGGAGTTTGCCGCCGCGCGCGATGAACTTAAAGATCTATCGGGGCGCATCAAGAGCGGCGAGGGAGAGCTCGCGCAGCTCGAAGCGCAGTGCGACGCGGCGCTGGTCAATATTCCTAATGCGCCCCATCCGTCTGTGCCCGAGGGCGGCGGCGAAGGCGGCAACACCGTGCTGCACACGTGGGGGGACAAACCGACGTTCGCGTTCGAGCCAAAGGCGCACTGGGACTTGGGCGAGGCGCTCGGTATCCTCGATTTCGCGACGGGCGCCAAAATCTCGGGCGCGCGCTTCACGGTGCTGCGCGATTGGGGCGCCCGGCTCACCCGCGCGCTGATGAACTACATGATCGACAGCCACACCAGCCGCGGCTATCGCGAGGTGTGGCCGCCTGCCTTGGTCAAGCGCGCCTCGCTCGAGGGCACCGGCCAGCTACCAAAGTTTGCGGCCGACGTGTTTAAAATCGAGCGTCTCGAGGGCAACGAGCCGAGTGAGCAACTGCCCGCAAACGATTTGTTTTTGTCGCCGACCGCGGAGGTGCAGGTCACCAACATGTATCGCGACGAAATCTTCGAAGCCGACGCGGTGCCGGCTTACTTCTGCGCGTACTCGCCATGTTTTCGCGCCGAGGCGGGCGCCTATGGCAAGGATACGCGTGGCCTAATTCGCCAACACCAATTCGACAAGGTCGAGCTGGTGAAATTTGTTGCGCCCGAGACCAGCTACGACGAGCTCGACCGCTTACGCGCCGATGCCGAGCACATCTTGCAGGGCCTTGGCCTTCACTACCGCGCGATGACGCTTTGCACGGGCGACCTCGGCTTTGGCGCGGCCAAGACCTACGATCTCGAGGTCTGGTTGCCGGGGCAAAACGCCTACCGCGAGATCTCGTCATGCTCGAACTTCGAAGACTTCCAGGCACGCCGCGCCAAAATCCGATATCGCCCCGCAGCGGGGGAAAAGCCGCGCCCGCTGCACACCATCAATGGGTCGGGCCTGGCCATTGGGCGCACGCTGGTGGCAATTATCGAGCAATATCAACAAGCCGACGGATCGGTGTTGGTGCCGCCGGCGCTGCGCCCGTATGTCGGCGGAATTGAACGAATTACCAAACTTTGA